AATATGCCTCTTTTAAAAAATTTAGCGCCCACTTTGATAAAAAAATGCTTCAAACCAATACCCTGGATTTTGCCGAATGTGATATTGAAAACCAGCTGGCCGTTCTCGACCGCCTGCTGAAAGATCCTTATTCCCTTGAGCGGTTGAAGAATTCATTGGATAACCACCTTCAAAAATTACACTCTTCTCTATATTGCAGTATGATTGTTGCAGCGAACAAAAAGGCAGTTGAAGATGCATTATCCTATCCTGCTTTTATACAGTCATTTAAAAAGATTATATTAAACAGAAGAGCCGGGAGGCGATTGCTTGATAGACGAATTCCAGCTATCAAAGAATTCTTCGGTGACCTTCAAGAGTTTCGATTGTTACTTACACCGGATGCAAGAGTTTTTGAAAGTTAATTATTTATGTGTTCCATTTTTTCCTTGATTTTTCATGTGAATTATAAGATATTTAGGTAATACATAAGCTGGGAGGATGTGTGGCTAATACAACAAAACATGATCTAATCGCAGACGTTTCAAAAGTAACCGGACTTACCCAGGCAGATACAAAGATTGTTGTCGAAGAACTTCTTGATAGCATTTCCGAAATTCTGGAAGATGGTAAGAATATCGAAGTACGCGGATTCGGTACCTTTTACACTAAGACCCGCAAACCGCGTCCGGCACGGAATCCTAAAACCGGAGAAGTCGTTCCGTTGCAAAAAAGAGTCGTTCCGCTGTTCAAGTATTCAAGTGAGATGAAGAAAAAAATTGTAAGTGCGCTTAAAAAGAAAGAACAGCCGTCTTCATTCTAAGAATAAATCCTGTCTCTCACCCGCGACACACAGGATACACCTCCTACTAATTCATCTTCTCTCTGAAACATATCGCCTTTGGCCCCTGGTATGCAAACGGACAAGCGTTATCCTTTGTAAAAATATGAAGAGCGAGATTGGTGTATAAAGCCTTTGTGCTTTTTTGTTTGCCGAATCGAGCATCTTTTTTATTGACACGCTTATTCATTGAACGATATAATAACCTTTAAGATTTTTAACTTAAATTTTCGAAAAGGTGGTAGCGCATGAGAAAATTGTTTTCATGCCGGACGGTAATGCTGATTGGAATAGTTTCGATTGCCTACGGGCAGGATATCTCATTCGATTCCCTTTCTCCTGAAATTACTGCACCGGTATTTGATGCACGGTTTTCGATCGGATTTAATTACGATTTACTTCGTGCTCCAACCGATGTTTCCTTTGAATACCCGCGGGGCTATTTTGGAATAAATATTCCGATCGAACAGAGCGTCAATCCATTGGAAATTGCTCGGGTGTACAGTAAACCTGTCGATTCCGTCTTTTCCGATAGTGCGTTATTTACCGATGGTGAAGAATTAGCACCTAAATTCAGTGCCCGTCAGAGTCCCAATACCAGTTTTATGATTGATGTGCCCATGCTGGGCGGGGTATGCAGCTTTTCGAATATCGAAAATGTTTATCTCAATTATCTCAATACACTGGGACTTCCGAGCGCAAAGGCTGCCACCAGTATGCCTGATGATGGTATTTCCTTACTTATGCGTGGGGCAATCAATGTTCCGATGGACTTTGATATGTCCTGGGAAACTATGACATTCGGCTATGCCTACCGTGTGAACCGGGACCTGATTTTTGCCCTCAATCTGCACCGTCACGTTTTTATGTTCAATCTTCGGAGCAAGATAAATGTCGATATTTTAGGTTATGCCGATATCGATCAGGAAATGATCAGTTCACGGATTCCCTTGAACTATTCGCTTGGTGGCGCGGCAAGGGCAAACTATCTTGCCGAAGCCTGGTCACCGTCATTTGGAGTTAAGTACTGGAGATTCACGATTACTTCCCGTTTCGGTGTCGACACCCGTGCAGCAGGTTTCCTGGAAGCAGATTATACCTTGCCCTTTTTCATCGATCCCGAAACATTTGATGTCACACTCTCTCAGGATCAGCTTCTCGATCCAGCAGTCATAAGTCAATTGGAACAGAATGAAACGGTTAATTTCAAACATACAACCGATGATGACATGGCATGGAAAATGCCAAGCGGCCATACCCTGGCCTTTGATATCGTCCGTGATAAGTTAAACCTTTCTTACACCAAGGTTTTCGGCGATGTCAAAATGGAACTCGATTCGGTATGGCGGATTAAATCGGTTGATGAAGAAGATTCACTATCGGGGGGGGATACTTCTTACGTGAATCTCGATCTGGGAGTGACGGTAGATAATGTGATTATGCTCAGTGGTAAGTGGCGCAGTGCCTTTTTTAACCTGGGTGTCTTTACTATGGATTTTGCCTGGGATGACCAGGAGCATATCCTTGGGGATGCCGTTAAAACGGCGATTCCCGATGCTGCTAATTACATTCTTCTGGGTGATTCGCCGATGTTTCCGGTATTAAATTTCGGCTCCGCCCTGGGAACCAAGATACAGCTACTGCTGGAACTTGATGTTCTGCCTTTACTCGCTTTGAAAACAGGCGTATACTACTATTTCTAATTTGCAAAGTATTGCGAAAGGAATGATTGAATGAATGTGAAAAAATATATGGTTGGAGCGTTGCTTGCTGCTTCTCTATTTACCGCAACGGCTCAGACAACGCCGTATGTACTCATCGATTTTCCAATTTCCGCAGTTTCGGCAGATACGGTTATCAAGATCTCTTGGGCCGGAACCGACCGCATGGGAACCACGACGCCCGACTCGGGGGATATTTATTTCAGCCGCTTTCCCAATGGTTCGAGCATTGAAGGACGAAATAAGGTGGTGGTTAAAGGCGCTAATCTCGATGTCGATTATAACAGGCTGATTCCGGGCTCCGACCCCGAGCAGCGTATGATATCATTCCGTCCGGATTCGCAAGTCGATATGAATTCCGGGGTTTTTTATTATATCGTCGCATTCCCCTATATGAACCCTATTACTCAGCAGCCCGATACGTTATATTCAAATGAACTTCAGATGATTATCGAAACAAAGCAGGCTACGTCTCTCACTGAGCCGTCGGATTCTCTGATTCCCGATCTAACGCCAACCTTTGAATGGGAAGTAAATCCGGGGGTTCCTTATTATCACGTGATTTTATCGGATGAAAAAATCGTTATCGACAGTTCCGGGGGTGATGGTTTCGATGTTGAAGGACTCAGTATCGTATGGCAGGCAATCACACCAAATACACAGATCGTGTATGGCGCGCCAGACCCTTCAGGCACCATTACCGCAGCGCCGCCTCCGTTGTCACCGGGAAAAACCTATTCGGTTGTGATCCTGAACAATTATGGAAATCATCCGGCCTACACCTCGACTAGATTCGGTTTACCAAAGATTTTTACTATCGAAGGCGATCCTGATGACACTATACGAACCCCGATAAATATTTATCCAATCCAGGGTGCTTCAATCTCCGATGAAACTATCGAATTCAAATGGACCAATCTCGATCCAAAGACCAACACCTATAAAATTTATGCCTATGTCGCCTCTAATGATATTGAAGGAGTTACTGCTCAGATGGCGGTGTGGGATAACGAAGTTTCTGCAGGTGATTTTGGAAGCGACAGTACCGATACCGCTTCGGTGACAGTCGATGCCAAATATGTTCTGACAAAAAACCATTATACCTGGAAAGTGATTGCAGTAGACGACCGGGGCGCCGGAAAGGCCGGCGATACCACCGCGTTCGATTATGAATTACCTTCCGGTAAATTGAAAATAACTACATTGGAGCAGATTACTTCCGGCGAATCTTCGGTTAACAGCCCGGTGGGACTGGTGGAAATCAAAGTGGATGTCCTCGATGGATCTCTGGAGAATCCGCTTCTTTTCTATACCGATGATAATGGAAAGCTCAATCGCGACAGGCCAGTGGGGACCTACCGTATTACTGCAATAAAAAGCGGATTCAAAAGCGTTACCAAGACAGTGACCATTACCGAGGATGCCACCACCGATATAACAATTTATATGGAGCGTCCCGAAGCTACAATCTACGGATCAGTACTCGACAAGTCCGGCGCGGGAATAAATCTTGCAAAGGTATACGCCGTATCAGATCAAAACGACACGATCTTTGATGAAGCCGATAAATTTGGAAGTTTTGTGCTTACCTGCTATGAAGGAGACTGGGATGTCTGGGCGCAGAAAACCGGATATATCACTTCTCTGATGGAAGACACCTCTGTTTCCTATGGTCAGAATGTAAACTTCGGAAAAATTATACTTTCCAAGGTTCCCTTTTCCATTTCGGGTGTCGTGAAAAATACGAAGGGACAGGAAGTTATCGGCGCCAATGTGAAACTGTATAAAAATGATGTGCTGGTCGATGAGGTTCCATCAACACCCCAGGATGGTTCCTATGCCTTTTCGGTTGAATCTGGTACCTACAAAATTTATGCAACAAAGACCGGATTTGTGACTTTCTCCAAAACATATGATATTGTCAGTTCTCGTCAGGTAAATATTACCATGCAGGCCCGTGCTGCCGTTATCAATGGATATGTCTTCGGCAGAACGAGATCGGGCACCGATACCGTCTACAGTCCTATTACCGGAGCAAAGATCTATTTCAAAGAAAGCGGAGGAACAACCGATACGCTTGCCGCTACATCGGATGCAACATTCGGTGATTTCGAGATTAGTTTGACCAGCGGTAAAACCTATATCTACTGGGCTGTTGCGGATGGATATGTTAACGGGACCATCGATTCGATTGATCTTCAGAGCTCGGGAACTGTTGTCCTCAACGACACGCTTCGGGCCTATGCATCACTCAGCGGAACCGTTCAGCAGGTGGACCCCTCTACGGGGGCTGTTGTGGGGAAGTTGAGCAACGTTGAAGTCTCGCTTGTCAGTATAGCGTCCAATGACGTTGTCGGTTCGGCGGAAAGCGACCTGGACGGTGCGTTCGAAATTCTCAATATTCCCGATAATGAAGTCTATGTTGTTGCCGGTAAGGAAGGGTTTGTGGTTCAGGCGGTGACCCCCGAAGATACATTCAATATCGTTGATGGTGCTGCAGTCAATGTTCCAAGCCTGCAGATTGATATGATCCCCGGTGAAAAGACCATCGCCTGGTCGGTTAACCAGGGACAGGACTTAACCAGCACCATCAAGGTGCAATCGCCCATCACAAAGACTATGGCTCCGGACAGTACACTCAATAAAATCGGCCCCGGATCCTATCGGGTGGTTGTGGATGCAGTTGCCGATTCTATTCTCGACCTTTCAAAACATGTCTTTACTGTCCCCGATTCTGCCGACACCCATACCGAAAGCATGGTTTTGCCGGTAGTCCATACCATAAAAGATACGCTCCATATCGCCAACGACAAGGTTTCGCTGTCAATTAAATCTTCAATCGCCATAGATTCTGCATATCTGTATAAGAAACCGCTTTCTTCTATTGTCTATGATTCTATTGTCAAAACAACAGGCAGCAGTGAGTATGTTTTTGAGTTTATTCCCCAGGAAGATGGAACCTATCTTGAATACTATTTTGTGGTTTATATCGGAGAAGACCGCTACGGCTATTCTCAGGAGTCATTTCAGGCTTATGTAACCCCAAATAGGAAACTCAGTAAAATTGAAATCGTGCCGTCTACTGAAGATACGCTGCTCTTTCCTGCAAATTATCAGATATCACTCCGATTCAAGGGATACTACGGATCGTCGTATATCATCGATTCAACGATTGCATCGGACCCGGCAAAGAGCAGTCTGATAACCTGGGATTACAGCAATCCTCAGGGGTGTCAGCTTGTTCCCTCGCAGGGAATCACGACAACGGTAACAACTCCAAAAGCCGGACAGGTAGACACATCCAGAAGTACGATAACTATCGTAACGGTGACCGTCGATCCGTCGTTAATGAAAACCGGTGCAATCAATACGGCTTCATTTACCTTCGATATTATGAAATCCAATCTCGATAGTGTGGATGTCAAACGTATTGATCCGGGGAATCCTAATCCCATTACTACCGCCGAAGGAAACCGGGCTGAATTCGTTGCCAACGGATATGATACCCGGGGGAATGCGGTTGCACTAACACCCATATGGGCAATCAGCCCATCCTATGCAGGAAGCATCAACGAAAACGGCGCATTCTCGCCATCGTCGGATTTTGCCGGATGGGTATCCATCACGGCGATTGCCGGAGATACATCGGGTCAATATATAGTAGGGGAGTACAATTATAAACCACTCAATCCCAAGAAATCGGGTTTGCAGGTTCAAAAAGTTATTGTTCAGAAATCGACAAAGGACACAATTAATACGTTTCAAGGATGCACAATTATTCTTCCCGACAGTGTTGTGAGTGCAAACGAAACAGGGCTTCTGCAGGTGGGGGTTCCCAGTCTCACTAATCTGTTCGAACGAGGTGGGGAAGACATAAAATTGGTTGGAGAAGCCTATGATATTACCGAAGTCAATGGTGTCGCGCTTCCGGCAAAACCCGGTGACAGTATTAAATTGCAACTCGAGATTCCAATCTCTTTTCAGGAGAGAGCCAGGAAAGAAAGCAATTCCTTTTTTGTCGCCCGTTGGAACGAAGACAGCCTTGTATGGGATACACTGAGTAATTCTGTTGTTGCTGAAGACGGTATGACTATCAGTGCCCTTACTCCGGGATTTTCACGCTATGCAATTCTTGCTACACCGGCAAGCAAAAAGACTGCCGGGGTACGCATTTTGCCCAATCCTTTTTCACCCTACTATAGCTGGCAAAGTGATGAGTTTGAGGCCCTGCCTCAGCCACCCTCCGGTGTTAATGGCGGAACGTGGATAATCTTTACCCCCGATTACCGCGATAATTATGTGCAGGCCGATTTGCGAATATTCAATGTATTGGGCGATATGGTCTATTATGCTTCAATTTTGAATGTCACCAACGGTGATAATTATGTCTGGTGGGACGGCAGAAAATCCGACAGACAATATGAGTTGAAGTTAAGTGATCAGGGGTACTATTATCAAGCGGGTGAACTGATGTGCCGTAACGGCAGGTATATCGTGGTTTTAAGTATTAAAGATAACAGTGGCAAAACAAAGCATTTCAAAAAACAGGCTATCCTTATCAAATAGCATAGAGAAGAATCGGAGGAAATCGTGAGAAGATTTCACAAACTTGGTGCAATGCTGTTTTTATGTGTTCTGTGTTCGCTTTTTGCAGAAGAAAGGGAGCAGAGCAGAGAGGAATCAAAAATCCGCATCGGTGTACTGGACCTTGATATCACGGGAGGAGATGCTCAGTTTGCTCAGAAGGTTCAGGATAATGTGGTTGTTTTGCTTGAAGAGATCGGGTTTTATAAAATATACACTCAACAAAACATCGAGGATGCTTTCGAGCAGATAAAAGAGAAATTCCCTCGTCGCTGCCGGGATCCACGGTGTGTGCGTGAGGTGGGTAAATCGATCGGACTGGAACGAATGCTCTACGGCAGTCTGGATAAAAATGAGAAAACGTTTGGTTTGAAGCTTGCGCTTCTGGATGTTGAGAGCAAACAGACTATCGAAGCCGTCAGCCTGGAAAGCGAGCCGGGAGTTGACGTTGATGATTTGCTTCGTGTTGCAGTTTCAAAACTGCACGGGTATGTTGATGAAGAGCTTGAGATAAGAGTTCAGAAGTATTTTGGACCCGAAATCAATAATGAAAAGGAATGGCTTATTTCCTCGGGAGTTACCCTCGGCGCAGGTTTGATCTGGGCTATTGCGAGTGGAAGCTTAAAGGGTGAAGGGTACGAGGCTGATTTTGATGATAAGCTTTCAGGTATTCCTACAGGAGCCATTCATATTCCCATGTCGGCACGGCCGGCCGCTCTTGCCAATTGTTATGTCGCGTTGTCGGATGACGCCTATGGAGTGCTTTACAATCCTGCAGGAATTGCTTGGGTCAGTAATCCGGAAGCGGCTGTTGAATATCAGTACCGGTTTGGCATGCTGAATAACATTGCTCTCTCTTATGTGAACAAGGCCACCCGTGAAATCGGCTTCGGGCAGGGGTTTCTTTACAGTGGTGATACCGATAAGCTGTTGAATGAGATTACCTTCATCAGTTCCATGTCCTATAAGTTCAACAGGCTTCTTCCATTCCTTCGTCCGGTTGCAGCAGGAACTTCAGTGCGGGTCAAAACCATATCATCGCCCGAAAATGCCAATGCAACATCAAGCCAGAAAACATTCGGTGTCGGGCTTGACCTCGGACTCATGGCGGAACTTTCCGAAAAAGTTCGCGGTGGCATACTCTTTAAAGATCTTCTGGCATTCGAACGTGTAAATAACACTTTGAGAGGATATAATTACATTGAGTATCAACCTGCAACGATGAATGTCGGCGGTATGTTCCGTGCCGGTTATTCAACCCTTCTGGTATCAAACAACCAGATACCTCTTTATAAAGATCAGCCCTGGAAAATGGCCGGTGGTATTGAACAGGAGTTCTTCCGTGTCGTCAAATTACGCCTTGGCGCCGAAAAGGAGATCCAGGCCAATTATGATACACCGTGGAAATTTACGGGAGGTTTGGGAATACGGACAAATACCGAAGCCTTGTTCGGTAAATATCTCATTGTTGATGCATCCTATGAACTCAATACGATTACAGTCCTGTACGTGATTAATACTTCGCTGAGATTTGGATTTTAATCTCTGGTGAGTGGAAAGACAAAGCTTCTACAAATACTACAAATCGATCACAAGAAGGGTAATATCGTCTTCAGGGATTCTGCCGGGACCGCAGAATTTTCTTTGAAACTGTAGAATTTCATCAACCGACTTTTTCGGTTCTATTGAAGAAGTTTTCAGGGCAATATCTTCAAGCCTTCCAAGCTCAAACATCTCATCCGATCCATTTTGTGCTTCAGTTAAACCATCAGTATAGAGGATAAGCCGTTCTTTGCCTGCCCGATAAGAGTAGGAGCTCTCCTTGAGCATCATATCGGGAAAGACTCCGAGGAAGAGACCGTCGGCAGGGATGCGGCTGCTGCTTTTTTTATCTTTATTGATTACAAGCACCGGGCAATGGCCTGCCGAGGTATAGTGGAGCGTTGATGCGCCGGCATCTAAAATTGCATAGAAAATCGTTACGAAATTGTCGGTTTTAATTTCGGTCAAAAAGGTCTGGTTGATCCGTTCGAGTGTTTTCTGAGGAGAAATTTCATCACCGGCGAAGGTCTTAAGGAGCACCTTTGCCATCGACATGATCAATGCCGAAGCCACACCGTGCCCTGAAACATCGGCGACAATTATTCCGTAGGTGTCGGGCTTTATCTCAAAGACATCGTAATAATCGCCGCCAACCGCCTGGGCGGGAATATACCGGGCACCGATTGAAAATGCTGGCGTGTCCTGGAGATTCTGGGGTAAAAGTCCTTGCTGTATGGTTCGCGCATGTTCGAGATCATTGTTGATTTTCGATTGGGCAACCTGCAAATCGTGGTTAACCTGTTTGAGCTGATCGTTTGTCTGTGACAACTCTGAGTTAACCTGCTCAAGTGCATCAAGAATACGGAAGTTTTCGATTATAATTCCGGCTTGGGTAATTATTGTCGTAAGAATGACAATATC
This portion of the Chitinivibrionales bacterium genome encodes:
- a CDS encoding SpoIIE family protein phosphatase — its product is MDPIQDRLHHQVEILKSQLMNSSLINELTKVMQSCTDLENIIKTLLLGIQEILQFDRVILFNIDKENFFLKPQSWVGLENITPEDFNIPLGFEGGEITDAIFLNRHLMVQEPDVNFDLFRSKLGSNSYLVIPLLSKATKKCWEFKSCTMTSCQAYESHNPYCWSIPGAAEFLSVSSEDERRRHCIQCQCFKCDGVFWMDRNSTEAPITNDDIVILTTIITQAGIIIENFRILDALEQVNSELSQTNDQLKQVNHDLQVAQSKINNDLEHARTIQQGLLPQNLQDTPAFSIGARYIPAQAVGGDYYDVFEIKPDTYGIIVADVSGHGVASALIMSMAKVLLKTFAGDEISPQKTLERINQTFLTEIKTDNFVTIFYAILDAGASTLHYTSAGHCPVLVINKDKKSSSRIPADGLFLGVFPDMMLKESSYSYRAGKERLILYTDGLTEAQNGSDEMFELGRLEDIALKTSSIEPKKSVDEILQFQRKFCGPGRIPEDDITLLVIDL
- a CDS encoding integration host factor subunit beta; this translates as MANTTKHDLIADVSKVTGLTQADTKIVVEELLDSISEILEDGKNIEVRGFGTFYTKTRKPRPARNPKTGEVVPLQKRVVPLFKYSSEMKKKIVSALKKKEQPSSF